The following are encoded in a window of Actinomycetota bacterium genomic DNA:
- the rpmE gene encoding 50S ribosomal protein L31, with the protein MKTGIHPDYTIATVRCSCGATFQTRSTKPELKVEICSQCHPFYTGKQKLVDTGGRVERFEKKYGRRAPRA; encoded by the coding sequence ATGAAAACCGGCATCCACCCCGACTACACCATCGCCACGGTGCGGTGCTCGTGCGGGGCAACGTTCCAGACCCGCTCCACCAAGCCCGAGCTCAAGGTGGAGATCTGCTCGCAGTGCCATCCCTTCTACACCGGCAAGCAGAAGCTGGTCGACACCGGTGGGCGGGTGGAGCGCTTCGAGAAGAAGTACGGGCGGCGCGCACCCCGGGCCTAG